One window of the Shewanella maritima genome contains the following:
- a CDS encoding bifunctional 4-hydroxy-2-oxoglutarate aldolase/2-dehydro-3-deoxy-phosphogluconate aldolase — protein sequence MVSNNWALQPADVFKTSPVVPVMVIERLEDAVPLAKALVAGGIKVLEVTLRTECALEAIAKIAKEVPEALVGAGTVLNEAQLNQAVEAGSQFIITPGATVDLLKAAKQGNVPLIPGVASISEVMVGMELGYTHFKFFPAEASGGVNALKSFGGPLSGIRFCPTGGISQSSYKDYLALKNVDCIGGSWIAPTDAVADKDWDRITQLCKDALAI from the coding sequence ATGGTAAGTAACAATTGGGCATTACAGCCTGCAGATGTATTTAAAACGAGTCCAGTCGTTCCAGTTATGGTAATTGAGCGCCTTGAAGATGCTGTACCGCTAGCAAAAGCACTAGTTGCCGGCGGTATTAAAGTGCTTGAAGTCACGCTCCGTACTGAATGCGCGTTAGAGGCCATTGCAAAAATCGCTAAAGAAGTACCTGAAGCCTTGGTTGGTGCTGGTACAGTTTTGAACGAAGCGCAGTTAAACCAGGCTGTTGAAGCTGGTTCGCAATTTATCATTACGCCTGGTGCAACAGTCGATCTGCTAAAGGCTGCTAAACAAGGCAACGTGCCTTTGATCCCTGGTGTTGCTAGCATCTCTGAAGTGATGGTTGGTATGGAGCTAGGTTACACACACTTTAAGTTTTTCCCAGCGGAAGCTTCAGGTGGTGTTAACGCACTTAAATCTTTTGGCGGACCATTATCAGGTATTCGTTTTTGCCCAACTGGTGGCATCAGTCAATCAAGCTACAAAGACTATTTAGCGCTAAAAAATGTTGATTGTATTGGTGGTAGTTGGATTGCACCGACAGATGCCGTAGCAGACAAAGACTGGGATAGAATCACTCAGCTTTGTAAAGATGCGTTAGCTATCTAG
- the pgl gene encoding 6-phosphogluconolactonase produces the protein MIKESVFKSFDSTNELESVLADKIAGQLQDAVDSRGKASLIVSGGSTPLKLFQLLSKKAIDWSEVYITLADERWVESDEKDSNERLVRENLLQNRAANAKFRGLKNMFATPEQGCAMTSESLANFPRPFDVVVLGMGTDGHTCSWFPCSKELDNALTSKELCAAVNPTTAPHPRITLTQDAILASRQIYLHLVGEAKLTVYKKALLNENVKEMPIRAVLAQRKAPVDVFYSA, from the coding sequence ATGATTAAAGAATCAGTATTTAAGTCATTTGACTCGACTAATGAACTGGAATCTGTACTTGCAGATAAGATTGCTGGTCAACTTCAAGATGCGGTTGATAGTCGTGGTAAGGCAAGTCTTATTGTTTCTGGCGGCTCAACACCGTTGAAGCTTTTTCAACTGCTAAGTAAAAAAGCGATTGATTGGAGTGAAGTGTATATCACCCTTGCTGACGAGCGCTGGGTTGAAAGTGACGAAAAAGACTCAAATGAACGCCTGGTACGTGAAAATCTATTACAAAACCGCGCAGCAAATGCCAAGTTTCGCGGCTTAAAAAATATGTTTGCTACGCCAGAACAAGGCTGTGCTATGACGTCAGAGTCATTAGCTAACTTCCCAAGGCCTTTTGATGTTGTGGTATTAGGCATGGGTACTGATGGCCACACTTGTTCATGGTTCCCATGTAGCAAAGAATTAGACAACGCGCTAACTAGCAAAGAATTATGTGCAGCTGTTAATCCAACGACTGCACCGCATCCACGCATTACCCTGACACAAGATGCAATCTTAGCAAGCCGACAGATTTATCTGCATTTGGTAGGCGAAGCTAAGCTAACCGTTTATAAAAAAGCGCTGTTAAATGAGAACGTTAAAGAAATGCCTATTAGAGCTGTGCTTGCTCAACGCAAAGCACCTGTAGATGTGTTCTATAGCGCATAA
- the zwf gene encoding glucose-6-phosphate dehydrogenase — translation MGKSLGAKACDFVLFGTKGDLARRKLLPALYQLDKANLLDSETKVIGVAKDAFTEQQFNELVTTALNTFVKDELCDDTVERFLGRCHYVGTNFTEPEGYSAFHELLEPSKRVMVNYFATPPAIFGDICRCLHQQDLIKEDTRVVLEKPIGTDLESSKVINDQVAEYFNENQVYRIDHYLGKETVQNLIALRFANSLFASKWDNRTIDHVQISVAEEVGIEGRWGYFDGAGQMRDMIQNHLLQVLTLVAMDPPVNLNADNIRDEKVKVLKSLRPINQTNVFDNTVRGQYSSGYLKGSPVPGYLEEEGANTNSDTETFVALRVDIDNWRWAGVPFYLRSGKRMPFKSSEIVVHFKNPPHNLYSNSYRSLPPNKLTIRLQPHEGVEIQMMNKVPGLEQQTRLQTTKLDLSFTDTFKNERIADAYERLLLEAMLGNQALFVRRDEVEQAWTWVDGIIEAWENSGEKPKPYPAGTWGPVASVALITKDGRSWDE, via the coding sequence ATGGGTAAATCATTAGGCGCAAAAGCATGTGACTTTGTCCTATTTGGAACTAAAGGTGACTTAGCAAGACGTAAGTTACTTCCCGCTTTATATCAACTAGACAAAGCGAATCTACTTGATTCAGAAACCAAGGTAATCGGTGTCGCCAAAGATGCGTTTACAGAACAACAATTCAATGAGTTAGTTACTACTGCATTAAATACCTTCGTTAAAGATGAACTGTGTGATGACACTGTTGAGCGTTTTCTTGGCCGCTGCCATTATGTAGGAACAAATTTCACCGAGCCAGAAGGCTACAGCGCATTTCATGAGTTACTTGAACCAAGTAAACGCGTGATGGTGAACTACTTCGCAACTCCTCCAGCTATTTTTGGCGACATTTGTCGCTGCCTACATCAACAAGACCTCATTAAAGAAGATACCCGCGTTGTGCTTGAAAAGCCGATTGGTACAGATCTAGAGTCTTCTAAAGTCATCAACGACCAGGTCGCCGAGTACTTTAACGAGAATCAGGTCTACCGTATTGACCATTATTTAGGTAAAGAAACGGTACAAAACCTGATTGCGCTGCGTTTCGCTAACTCATTATTCGCATCTAAATGGGATAACCGCACCATTGATCATGTACAGATCAGTGTTGCCGAAGAAGTGGGCATTGAAGGGCGCTGGGGTTATTTTGATGGCGCAGGGCAAATGCGCGATATGATCCAGAACCACTTACTGCAAGTACTAACCCTTGTGGCTATGGACCCGCCGGTTAACCTCAATGCAGACAACATTCGCGATGAAAAAGTAAAAGTGCTTAAGTCGCTTCGCCCAATTAATCAAACCAATGTGTTTGATAATACAGTTCGCGGCCAATACTCATCAGGTTATTTAAAAGGCTCACCAGTGCCAGGTTATTTAGAAGAAGAGGGCGCCAATACCAACTCTGATACTGAAACCTTTGTTGCACTACGCGTAGACATTGATAACTGGCGCTGGGCTGGCGTGCCATTCTACTTACGTAGTGGTAAGCGTATGCCATTTAAGAGCTCTGAAATTGTGGTTCACTTTAAGAATCCGCCGCACAACTTATATAGCAATAGCTACCGTAGCTTGCCACCGAATAAGCTTACGATTCGCTTGCAGCCGCACGAAGGTGTCGAAATTCAAATGATGAATAAGGTGCCAGGGCTAGAGCAGCAAACGCGCTTACAAACTACCAAGCTCGACTTAAGTTTCACCGACACTTTCAAAAACGAGCGCATTGCTGATGCCTATGAGCGTTTGTTGTTAGAAGCTATGCTCGGCAACCAAGCCTTATTCGTTCGCCGTGACGAAGTTGAGCAAGCGTGGACTTGGGTCGACGGAATTATTGAAGCATGGGAAAACAGCGGCGAGAAGCCAAAACCTTACCCAGCAGGCACGTGGGGGCCAGTGGCCTCAGTTGCACTTATTACTAAAGACGGCCGTTCTTGGGACGAGTAA
- a CDS encoding MurR/RpiR family transcriptional regulator yields MNTLEKVQKSLTQFSKSERKVAEVILASPQTAIHSSIATLAKMADVSEPTVNRFCRRLDTKGFPDFKLHLAQSLANGTPYVSRHVEEDDSPDSYTTKIFESSMASLDTARQSLDPVAINKAVDILTQAKTISFFGLGASASVAHDAQNKFFRFNVPVICFDDVLMQRMSCINCNEGDVVVLISHTGRTKSLIEIARIARENGAAVIGITARNSPLSLECTLPVTMEVPEDTEQYLPMTSRLAQLVTVDVLATGFTLRRGPRFRDNLKRVKEVLKESRVNKDLTI; encoded by the coding sequence ATGAATACCCTAGAAAAGGTCCAAAAAAGCCTGACTCAATTCAGTAAATCAGAACGTAAAGTTGCTGAAGTGATCCTGGCATCCCCACAAACGGCAATTCATTCAAGTATTGCTACCCTGGCTAAAATGGCCGATGTGAGTGAGCCTACTGTTAACCGATTCTGTCGCCGCCTTGACACTAAAGGTTTCCCTGATTTTAAGTTACATTTGGCCCAAAGTCTTGCTAATGGCACGCCGTATGTTAGCCGCCACGTTGAAGAAGATGACTCGCCAGATTCGTACACGACTAAAATCTTCGAATCTTCAATGGCTTCATTAGACACTGCTCGTCAAAGCTTAGATCCAGTTGCTATTAATAAAGCGGTGGATATTCTTACTCAAGCTAAAACCATTTCATTTTTCGGTTTAGGTGCATCGGCTTCTGTTGCTCATGATGCACAAAACAAGTTCTTCCGTTTTAATGTACCCGTGATTTGTTTCGATGATGTGTTAATGCAACGCATGAGCTGCATTAACTGCAACGAGGGTGATGTTGTGGTGCTGATCTCACACACAGGTCGCACTAAATCATTAATCGAGATTGCACGTATTGCTCGTGAAAATGGTGCCGCTGTGATTGGCATTACCGCGCGTAACTCTCCACTATCATTAGAATGTACCTTGCCCGTGACTATGGAAGTACCAGAGGACACTGAGCAGTACTTACCAATGACATCACGTCTAGCGCAACTTGTTACTGTCGATGTGTTAGCGACTGGTTTTACACTTCGCCGTGGCCCACGCTTTAGAGATAACTTGAAGCGAGTGAAAGAAGTGCTGAAAGAGTCGCGGGTAAACAAGGATCTAACGATTTAA
- a CDS encoding helix-turn-helix domain-containing protein yields the protein MSDLNMSIGSVLKDKRLALGIKQEDIAEQLGVTVQTVSKWERDVTEPKASQVFSLSKILRLSEKSICKGETSSVSDNPMDFMMKFGKVIHHLNDTALMVTLYDHIEDEESFYEDLVKQSDLPKEAF from the coding sequence ATGAGCGACTTAAACATGAGTATTGGTAGCGTACTAAAAGATAAACGACTTGCATTAGGTATTAAGCAAGAAGATATTGCCGAACAGCTCGGTGTAACTGTACAAACGGTCAGCAAGTGGGAAAGAGACGTAACTGAGCCTAAAGCTAGCCAAGTATTCTCATTGTCTAAGATTTTGCGCTTATCAGAGAAAAGTATCTGTAAGGGTGAAACCTCTAGTGTTAGTGATAACCCTATGGATTTCATGATGAAGTTCGGAAAAGTAATTCACCATCTAAATGACACAGCTTTGATGGTGACGTTATACGATCACATCGAAGATGAAGAATCATTTTACGAAGATTTGGTAAAGCAATCTGATTTACCAAAGGAAGCTTTTTAA
- the edd gene encoding phosphogluconate dehydratase, with the protein MNSVVQAVTERIIARSQKTRAAYLQALQDAKGKGVHRSALSCGNLAHGFAACQPVEKESLRQLTKANVGIVTAFNDMLSAHQPYETYPELLKAACAEVGSVAQVAGGVPAMCDGVTQGQPGMELSLLSREVIAMATAVGLSHNMFDGALLLGICDKIVPGLLIGALSFGHLPMLFVPAGPMKSGIPNKEKARIRQQFAQGKVGREALLDAESKSYHSAGTCTFYGTANSNQLMLEVMGLQLPGSSFVNPDDPLREALNKMAAKQVCRLTAMGTQYAPIGEIVNEKSVVNGIVALLATGGSTNLTMHIVAAARAAGIIINWDDFSELSDAVPLLARVYPNGHADINHFHAAGGMALLIKELLDAGMLHEDVLTVAGQGLRRYTQEPKLIDGELIWVDGPTESLDKEVLTHVDTPFQSNGGLKLMKGNLGRAVIKVSAVQEANRVVEAPAVVIDDQNQLDELFKQGKLDRDCVVVVKGQGPKANGMPELHKLTPYLGSLQDKGFKVALVTDGRMSGASGKVPAAIHLTPEAIDGGLIAKVQDGDLIRVNALTGELSLLVNEAELNARNAEEIDLTERSFGMGRELFGALRSNLSSPETGARSTSAIDEMTA; encoded by the coding sequence ATGAACTCAGTAGTTCAAGCAGTTACAGAGCGTATAATTGCGCGAAGTCAAAAAACACGAGCTGCATACTTGCAAGCTCTGCAAGACGCTAAAGGCAAGGGCGTTCATCGCAGCGCGTTAAGCTGTGGTAATTTAGCCCATGGTTTTGCAGCCTGTCAGCCAGTAGAAAAGGAATCACTACGTCAGTTAACCAAAGCCAATGTTGGTATTGTGACTGCTTTTAACGATATGTTGTCGGCGCATCAGCCTTACGAAACATATCCTGAACTACTGAAAGCTGCATGTGCTGAAGTAGGGAGTGTGGCACAGGTTGCCGGCGGTGTACCGGCAATGTGTGATGGTGTAACCCAAGGCCAACCTGGTATGGAGTTAAGCCTGCTTAGCCGCGAAGTCATTGCGATGGCAACAGCCGTTGGTTTGTCTCATAACATGTTTGACGGTGCATTACTCCTTGGTATTTGCGACAAAATCGTTCCTGGCTTGTTAATTGGTGCACTTAGCTTTGGTCACTTACCTATGTTGTTTGTGCCTGCTGGGCCAATGAAATCAGGTATACCGAATAAAGAAAAAGCACGCATACGCCAACAATTTGCTCAGGGTAAAGTAGGGCGTGAAGCACTGCTTGATGCAGAGTCTAAGTCTTATCACAGTGCGGGCACTTGTACCTTCTACGGCACGGCCAACTCAAACCAATTAATGCTAGAAGTCATGGGCTTACAGTTGCCAGGCTCTTCATTCGTTAATCCTGACGATCCGCTACGTGAAGCATTAAATAAGATGGCAGCGAAACAGGTTTGCCGTCTAACAGCGATGGGCACGCAATATGCGCCAATCGGTGAGATCGTCAACGAGAAATCCGTAGTTAATGGCATTGTTGCGCTACTCGCAACAGGTGGCTCAACAAACTTAACCATGCATATCGTTGCTGCGGCGCGCGCTGCTGGCATCATCATCAATTGGGATGACTTTTCAGAGCTTTCTGATGCTGTGCCTTTACTCGCACGTGTTTACCCTAATGGTCATGCAGACATTAACCACTTCCATGCAGCTGGCGGTATGGCGTTGCTAATCAAAGAGTTGCTTGATGCTGGCATGCTACACGAAGATGTACTTACTGTGGCTGGTCAAGGTTTGCGTCGCTACACCCAAGAACCAAAACTTATCGACGGTGAGCTCATTTGGGTAGATGGCCCAACGGAAAGCTTAGATAAAGAAGTATTAACCCACGTAGACACGCCGTTCCAAAGCAACGGTGGCTTGAAGTTGATGAAGGGCAATTTGGGCAGGGCGGTTATTAAGGTTTCTGCTGTGCAAGAAGCCAATCGCGTTGTTGAAGCGCCTGCAGTTGTTATTGACGATCAAAACCAGCTCGACGAACTGTTCAAACAAGGCAAATTAGATAGAGATTGTGTGGTAGTCGTTAAAGGTCAAGGCCCTAAAGCTAACGGCATGCCTGAGCTACATAAACTCACGCCATATTTAGGCTCACTGCAAGATAAAGGATTTAAGGTTGCGCTGGTAACTGATGGCCGTATGTCTGGCGCGTCAGGTAAAGTACCAGCAGCGATTCACTTAACCCCAGAAGCTATTGATGGCGGTTTAATCGCTAAAGTTCAAGACGGTGATTTAATCCGTGTAAACGCTTTAACTGGCGAACTTAGTTTATTGGTTAACGAGGCAGAACTTAATGCGCGCAATGCAGAAGAAATTGATCTGACTGAGCGCAGTTTTGGCATGGGACGTGAGCTATTCGGCGCACTACGCAGTAATTTAAGTAGCCCAGAAACCGGTGCCCGTAGCACTAGCGCAATTGATGAAATGACAGCATAA